A segment of the Echinicola strongylocentroti genome:
CGGAACTGGGGGGTGAAAATATCACTGGTAAATTCCATTCCAGCGCTCCCGTTCGAAAAGGAGGCTATACCTTCCTTGAGATGGACTTCCAGTCGGGGATAGACCTTATAGGAGGGATGAGCACAGGAGATATCCAAACCCGCATAGCGAAGAATGATTGGACCGATTTCAGTGAAGACGATGACCATTCATTTATTGCATCTAGCAGTTATGTGGAAAACCAGAAAGTAACCCTATACTATAACGGGAACTTGATTTGGGGGACAGTGCCAGAGATAGAGCCCGCTGAAACGGCCTTGGAAGTTTATCATAAAGCTGGTGATTTCAACTCTCCTGCTGACAATCAACTAAAACCACAATTCAAACTGGAAAACACGGGCAATACCCCGGTAGCTTTAGCAGATATCAAGGTACGTTATTGGTTTTCGGAGGAGGATGAGGCTCCCGTTAATTTCTATTTGGATTGGGCAGAAATGGGTGGCCAGGGCATAGATGGTGCGATTTATGAAAATGAATCCGAAGGAATTGGAGCCAATAAATACTTGGAACTGACCTTTACTGGAAATGACACCCTGCACAGCCTGAGCGGAACGGGAGAAATCAGGACCCGATTGGCCAAAACCAATTGGAGCGATTTTGAAGAAACCGACGATCATTCTTATGTAAGCACTAAAACGTATGAATCTAATGAGAAGATCACCGTTTATATCAAAGAGGAACTCGTGTGGGGATACGAGCCCATGGGGTCAGAAAGTGCCAGGGAATACCCAACAGAAGCAGCCTCCAAAGAAGGTGAAGTCATCCTTACGGAGGTCCAGCTCTATCCAAACCCTGCTTCTGAGAAATTGACGGTAGATTATGCAGTGCCACAAAAAGGCCTGGTAGTACTAAAAGTACTGGATATAACAGGAAAGGTACTCCATAATGAAATGAATGAGGTGGACGCTGGCAGGCACACTACTGAATTAAGTGTCTCTGATCTATCTAGCGGAGTGTACATTCTTCAGTTGAAGCAGTTTGGCAACCAATCCGCGCTTAAGTTCATTGTGAAGCATTAAACCCGGAATATGCATTAGCCTATCTACGCCACGGCGCACAGGTGTTGTGACCTGAAACTGCTTCAAAATCAGCCGTTTCATTTTAGTTTTCGGCATTACCGTAGCGGTGCTACGCTAATGCCTCCAAACTAACTGATTTTCTTGCAATTTCAGCTCTCACTACGATTCCTAACGCATAATCCGGGTTAAATCAATTCAGTATTATGATTGGATAAGATAAATGGAGCTTAGTTAGGTAAAAAAGCTGTATTATTGAAGTTGCCCTGAAGCTTCTTCTCGGGGCAACTTTATCTATATTACAACTAGTAAAATAGCTAGGAAAGAAAGTGATTTTAACGCATTAGTAACATGGTATTAAGTAAAACGTTTAAGTTTCTTTTGGTTGCGCTTTTTTTGGGGGCTTTCAGTAAGGGATATGGCCAAGATACTCCGCCAAATATAATTTTGATCATGGCAGATGATTTGGGGTATGGGGAGCTATCCAGTTATGGGAGTAAGTCCATCGACACCCCCAATCTGGACCGACTGGCTAGGAATGGGGTGAAGTTTTCGGATTTTCATTCTAATGGCCCTGTTTGTAGCCCTACCCGAGCCGCATTGATGACAGGTAAGTACCAACAGCGAACAGGAGTGGAAGGAGTGATCACAGCGGCAGATCATCGCGAAGTGGGTTTATCCTTGGATGAAGAGACTATGGCCGAAGCCCTTAAGGAGCTAGGTTACAACTGTGGGATTTTTGGAAAATGGCATTTGGGTTATGATAAGGAGTTTAGCCCTATTGACCAAGGTTTTGATGAGTTTGTGGGCTTTGTGGGAGGAAATATTGATTATATTTCGCATGTGGACCAAGCAGGTTATTTGGATTGGTGGCAGGGTAAGGTAATAGAGGATGAAGAAGGATATACCACTGATTTGATTGCAGATTATGGTGTGGAGTACATAAAAAATAATCATCCGGATAAGACTGGCAAGCCTTTTTTTCTGTACCTGCCACAGGAAGCGCCCCACTATCCCATACAGGGAAGGGGAGACAAAGCAGTAAGGAAAGTGGGCAGTGGAAAGTACATAAGAAAGGTGCCCAATGACAGTGTCCCGGTGATTTACGAAGAGATGATAGAGACCATGGACGAAACTATCGGGAGAATACTCCAGACGGTGTCCGAGGAAGGTTTGGATGAGAATACCCTCATTGTATTTTGTTCCGATAATGGCGCAGCAGGTGGGCGTGGGGATAATGGAGTCTTAAGGGCGGCAAAGGCTTCCGTCTATGAAGGTGGCCATCGGGTACCCGCAATAATCAGTTATCCCGGAAAGATCAAAGCTGGTACAGAAAGTACGGCGACTATAATGTCGATGGATTTATATCCTACTTTTGTAGAGCTTGCTGGTGGAAGTGTGGCCCAAGGAAAATTTGATGGCGTCAGCCTAAAAAAGCACTTGTTGCAAGGCAAAAACCTCCCGAAAAGAGACTTGTTTTTGTCGTTTAAGGGAAATGCTGCCATCCGTAGTGGAAAGTGGAAATTAGTTGCCAAAGGGGTAGACAAAGAGGATCCCGAGTTGGAATTATACGATTTGGAAACCGATCTGTCGGAACAAAATGACCTGTCCGACAAGTACCCCAAGAGAGTAAAAAAGATGTTTCGTAATCTTCAGGATTGGGATCAGGAGGTGAGAGAAGGAGTGACGTTTATAGCAGAATAAAGATTAAAATTGATGCATAAAATGAGACTTGAAATTAAGCTTTTAGCAAGCTTTCTATGTATGGTGCTGTTGGGGTGCGGGAGTACCCGATTAGATGCGGTTCCCAAAGATCGCCCCAATGTCATATTGATATTGGTGGATGATCAGGGCTATGGTGATATTGCCAGTCTTGGCAACCCTTACATCAAAACACCCAATATCGATCAGCTTCACGAGGTGAGTGCCCGTTTTACGGACTATCACGTGAATCCTACTTGTGCACCCAGCAGAGCTGCATTGCTCACGGGCCATAATGCCAACAGGACAGGGGTTTGGCACACCGTCAATGGGCGTTCGTTGATTTTGGAACGTGAGATTACGGCGGCTCAAATAATGAAAGAAAATGGATATGCAACGGGGATTTTTGGAAAATGGCATTTGGGGGATAATTATCCCTTTAGGCCAGAAGACAAAGGCTTCGAAGAAGTATTGGTCCATGGTGGCGGTGGTATAGAGCAAACCATGGATTACTTCGACAATGATTATTATAACGATACCTATATCCATAACGGTAAATTGGAACAATACGAAGGCTATTGTACTGATATTTGGTTTGAAGAAGCCATGAAGTTTATGGATTCGAACCAAGACCAACCGTTTTTCTGCTATTTACCGACCAATGCAGCCCATTCTCCCTATTTTGTCGATGACAGCTATATCGAGCCTTATAAGGACAATGAAGATATCCCGCTTCCTGCTTTTTATGGGATGATCGCCAATATTGATGAGAACATTGGGAAGCTGATGGACCATCTTGAGAAAAATGGTCAGTTGGACAATACCATTGTTATTTTTACCACTGACAATGGTACTGCACAGGGTGCAAGAGTAGAAGGACACCGCTTGGATGGGTTTGTAAACCAAGGCTATAATGCAGGCATGCGCGGTATCAAAGCCAGTAAATACGAAGGTGGCCACCGTGTGCCTTTGTTCATCCATTGGAAGAATGGGGGGATTACGGTAGGCAAGGACATTGATGAATTAGCGGCGCATTATGACATTCTCCCTACGCTTGTGGAAATGTGCGATCTGGAGGTGCGGCCGGAAATTGATTTTGACGGAAAAAGCCTTTTGCCTCTTATCAATGGGGACAAGGGGGATTTTAAAGACCGAATCGTCATCACCAACTCCCAGCGGACAGAAGTCCCCGAACCATGGAGAAGGACTTCACTGATGCAAGGGAAGTGGCGATTGATCGATGGAACAGAACTGTATAATTTAGAAAAAGATCCAGAGCAGCGCGAAAACATTGCAGATCAGCATCCAGAAAAAATGAAGGAGTTTAAAGCTGCATATGATCGCTGGTGGAAGGATCTTGAGCCAGGATATGAAGACCAGCCACGTATATATGTGGGGCATGAAGAAGAAAACCCTACAAAATTGTATTGTCACGATTGGCATACAGAGGAAGTCAGCCCTTGGCACCAGCGCCATATCAGGGAAGGGTTTATTGATAATGGATATTGGCTGATAAAAGTCGCTGAAGGCGGCAAATACAGGGTGCGTTTGAGAAGATGGCCAGTAGAGACAGGGCTTTCATTAGGAGCAGAAGCGCCTGTACGGCCAGCACTTCCCGGGACTAGTGTAAACGCCAGTAAGCTGGGAAAAGCCATGAAAATAAAAGAAGCGAGGCTTGCTGTCCAAGGCATTGAGATGCAGAAAGAAGCCAGCCTTGCCGATGAATATGTTGAATTTGAAGTGGATCTAAAAAAAGGCGACACCAGGCTACAGACATGGTTTACATTAGAAGACCAGAAAGAACTAGGAGCCTATTTTGTGGAAGTAAAAAAACTATGATAATGAAAAAGATTTGTACGATGCTGTTTCTTTTGGCCATGACGATGGGGATTTCTGGCGCCCAGGATCTGGCCAACTTGGGAGAAGCAGTCAACCATGATGCCCCTTTTGATTTGATCTATAAGGTCAAAAATGGCGACACATTAAAATTGACCTTCAGGTACCCAGACAATGTGAAGAAATCAAAGAAGTACCCTACCATTGTCTTCTTTTTTGGCGGTGGATGGAACGGTGGATCGGTCAACCAGTTTAAGCCCCATGCCGAATACTTTGCCTCTAGGGGAATGATTACCGTTTTGGCCGATTATAGGGTGAAATCCCGACATGGTACCACTCCCTATGAAGCGGTCAGCGATGCCAAGTCTGCAGTTCGTTTCTTACGGGAACATGCCAAAGCCTTAAATGTCAATCCCAAAAAGATAGTAGCCTCCGGAGGTTCGGCAGGTGGTCATTTGGCTGCTGCCTGTGGGAATTTACCTGGTCTGGATGAGCCCGGAGATGATTTGTCCATTAGCTCCAAGGCCAATGCCCTGGTTTTGTTCAATCCTGTGTTTGATAATGGACCAGATGGATTTGAACACGAAAGAATGGGAGAACGCTGGAAAGAGATTTCTCCTGTACACAATATCAAAAAAGGTGCCCCGCCAACGATCGTTTTTCTGGGTACAGAAGATCACTTGATCCCTGTTGCCATCGCCGAAAACTATAAAGAAACAATGGAAGCGGTAGGAAGCCGGTGTGACCTACATCTCTATGAAGGAGCAGGACACGGTTTTTTTAACAAGGGAAAAAAAGACGGAATCTATTATGACAAGACAGTTCGGGAGACGGATTTGTTTTTGATTTCCCTCAAGTACCTAAAAGGCAAGCCTACGATTTGACCAGAGGGAAAGGCGCGCTAGGTTACCTTATTTAACTCGGAGTATGCATTAGCCCATCTACGCCACGGCGGACAAAATCAGCGGCTTTGCTTTAGTTTGGAGGTGTGAGTGTAGCGGTGCTCCGCCCGCAACTCCAAACTAACTGATTTTATGGTGCTTTAAGCTCTTCCCGTATCAGTTGGGGCAGGCTATTACGGTTGCTAATGCATCAGCCGGGTTTACTTCGCATTGATAGAATTAAATATGTTTATTAAAAGGTTTTATAATGATTGATAATATGTGTCGGAGGATCATCATCATAGTTTTTGGGCTTTTTGTTTGGGGGGAGAGTACGGGGCAGACCCACCGGATCATTCCTACTCCCGATGACCTACCCCAGGCCTATCCCCGTATTTATGTAAGTCCAGAAGACAAAAGCGATTTGATAGAAACGGTTGCTGACGAAGAGTGGGCAACAGGGGTGGTGTCTGGAATCCATGACCGTATCGATGAGCATGTTTATCGCCATGAGAAAGATAAGGAGTGGATGATTTCCCGTTTACAAATGTACTGGAATACCAAAGCTACGGATGTTTATATTGATGGGATCTACTATTCCCATGCCTCAGGAAAAGCCCCCGTGCCTACAGTTCGGTATTCTGGGTCGAGGGATCCTGTCACGCCCTATAAGCGACCCAAGCTGGAAGATATCCAACCCTATATGGATGATGAAAGAGGCTTGTTTTTTCACAATACCAGCAAAGAAGGTAATCCCCTTGAATGGGTGGAACAGTCCAAAACCGGGAAGCAAATAGAAAGTATTAACCAAGAGATAATCGGTTATGGCCGTGATGCTGCGTTTTTGTATTGGTTAGAGGAGGACGATCGGTTTGCGGAATTTGCTTTCGACCTGTTTGATACTTATATGGATGGGATGTATTACCGTAGCGAGCCCATTGACATCTCCAATAGCCATATACAGACCTTAGTTGGGCTTTCTTCCTTTCAGGTGATCCACGAGGGCATCCTTCAGGACCTGTCGATATTATATGATTTCCTTCATGGCTATATTGAGACCAACCATGGTGAAGAAATAGCAGGGTATGAGGAGACCTTCAAGAAGTGGATCGATCTGATCATACAAAATGGTGTACCCCAAAATAACTGGAACCTCCATCAGGCCAAGCATATTTTGAAGGTGGCGATGGTGCTTCGTGACAATGTACACTATGAAGACGGCAAAGGCCGGGAGTATTATATCGATTACCTCCTGAACCAAACTTCAGCCAGACAATGGTCGCTGACGAAGTTTATGGATTATGGATATGATTTAGAAAACGGAGTGTGGGCCGAGTGTCCAGGGTATTCGCAAGGAGTCACCAATGATCTGACTCATTTTATTCGGGATTACTATACTAATTTTGACTTTAACATTTTGCCTTATACTCCTGTAATGGCAAAGGCCGTAAAGATGCTTCCACAGTACTTGTTTCCCAATGGAGATATTACAGCCTTTGGGGACACCTATTATGGTGCTGTCAGCACAGGCCCAATGGAAGATATGATCTGGATGGCCCAGCAGACCGATGATGAAAAAATGGAGGAGGAGTTTACGGCGATGTATAGGTTATTTGAGCCGAATGCAGAAAAAATGGGGAATAAATACAGGCCTCGGCCCGAAATTTCTTCGCTTTTTTCCAGTAAGCAGCTCAGCTTGGATCCAGCTTATAAGAAGGGTGAATTGACTGATTACCTTACCCAGACTTTTTATGCGCCCAATGTAAGTTGGCATGTCCAGCGTATCGGTCAAGACCCGAAGAATGGTATGATGGTCTCCATGGTCGGCTCGCTCGGTAACCATATGCACGCCAATGGGATCAGCGTAGAGCTATACGGAAAGGGATATGTACAAGGAGCCGAATCGGGTAGGGGATCCAGTTATTTCCAGCCGGATTACTTGGAATATTATTCCCAATTCCCTGCGCATAATACGGTGATGGTAGATGGTATTTCGTCCTATCCTGAGATGCTGAGCAATCATGCGTTTGACTTGAATGCGGAATACCCACTATCCGGAAAAAAGGAAGGTTACTATCCAAGCATTACTTTTTCTGATGTGTATTTCTTGGAACCTGAATCACAGAGCGACCAACGGCGCCAAGTGAGCATTGTGAAAACCAGCGAATCAAGGGGGTATTATGTGGATATATTCCGGTCCAAAAAACAGCGTGAAGGTGATAAGTTTCATGACTATTTTTACCATAACCTTGGACAGTCCATGACCATTACGGATGAGGAAGGGGAGGCATTAAAGCTGGTCCCTAGTGATGAGATGGCCTTTGCTGGGGGGCATTTATTTGCATTGGATTATCAATGGGACAAAAAATCCATTACTACCAATGAAGACTACCAAGCGGAATGGAAAATAGCACATCCTGACGGGGAAGACGTATATATGAACCTTTGGATGAAAGGAACCAAAGGCAGGGAAGTGTTTTCGCTTAAATCACCACCTACCAAAGCATTTAGAAAATCAGCTGATCTGCCTTATGACGCTTCCAAGGAGCCGTTTTTGACCATTGCTGCACGGCAGCATGGAGAGGCTTGGGAGCATCCTTTTGTCTCTGTGTATGAGCCATATACCTCTTCAGAAGGCAAAAGCATAGCCTCTATCGATGGATTTGAGGACGAAAATGGGAACAGTGGATTTGTAGGCATAAAAATCACCCATAAGTCAGGAAGGGAAGACTTGGTCTTTTCCTCAGCTGATGGTGCCGTAGCCAAATTCAACGGGATATCCACTGATGCATCCTATGCTTTGGTAGGGAAAGAAGCGGATGGGAGAATGGTGTTATTTCTCGGTGATGGAAATCAGTTGGAGCTGGATGGCTATTCCTTGACCACCACAGAAAAAGGTACTGTGGTCATGGAGGTAAGCGAGGGAAGTGTCATGCTCCATAATGAGGTTACTGTGAAGGTGACCAAGGAAGGAAAAAGCCAAACTATTGATCCAGGAGATTTCCGTAAAATTAAATTCTGATTATAGGCTTTGTGAGATTTCCATGTTTTCTGTGAGTACCTATTTAATTTTCCTGTGATTACTGGCATCATTGGGGATAACCATAAATTGAATTAACCTTATCAAACAAACGAATCAGCGAATACCATTTGATATGAAAGTAATTAACAAACAACCCAGACTAGCCGTTTACCTGCTTTTTATCTGTGCATTGACTGTCCTTCCAAGAGCTGGCCAATCACAGATCAACAGTAAGCAGCTGGATATCCCAGCTTACCTTCAGCTAGCAAAAAAAGGCGATATATACCCCAATGCAGCCCAATTGGAAATGCTGGATGCAGTGCTTCCCAAGACGGCCTTTCAGCCAGCGCCCTCTTTTCAAAACAGGAAATATTGGCAGAAAATGGCGGACACTGACTTGGGAAAGAAATACATCCTAGAAGCCGAAGAGGCTATCGGCCAGGCTCCTGAAGTGCCCATTTCGGATGCCATCTATCGAAGGGCAAACAAGGAAGGAAACCGAGGGATTTATAAGCCCAGGTATTATCGGACGATGGACAGGCTGGAGAAGTACATTTTAGCGGAGTGCATGCTGAATGATGGACGCTATCTAGCCCAGATCGAAACGTATATAGAAGCCATTATGGAAATGAAAAGTTGGCTTCATCCCAACCATGATGATTCGGACAATTCCGTTTTGGAAGGAAAACGGGTGTCGATTGATCTTGGAGCACGTAAATTCGGGTTGGTTTTGGCACTTGCAGATGCTTTACTAGAAAATAAGCTGTCCACCACCTTGAGAAATGAGATAGCAGAACAACTTCAGTGGCGGATCATTGATACCTATTTGGCATCCTGTAAAGAAGATGACCCTGAAAGCAACCATTGGATCAGAAGTACCAGCAACTGGAATTCTGTCTGCACCAGCGGTACGCTTTTTACGACGATGGTGATATCAGATGATGAAGAAGAAAGAAAAGCAGCTATTGGAGCAGCGCTCAATAGTATGGTGTTTTACTTGTCAGGTTTTGGAGAGGACGGGTACTGCTCGGAAGGTACGGGATACTGGAACTATGGTTTTGGGCATTACCTTTACCTAGCAGAAATTTTGTTTGATTATTCAGGAGGAAAGATTGACCTCTTCCGCTTTGATAACCCGGAAAAACTCCAAAAAGTAGCTGATTTTCCTGAGAATTTCCAAGTGCATCAAGGGCTTTATGCCCCTTTTTCGGATGGAGTCACCAGGGTCAAAGAAGGAGGCGACAACTTTGCCTATGTGATGTCGGCAAAATATTACGGCGCCCAGAAGCCCAAGGGCTTTGTTCCTGATGAGGCTGTGCAATCCTTGGTGGTGTGGCCAGATTATCAACAGTACATTTCAAATGAAAAGGGCAAGAATCCATTACCGCCAGTAACCTATTTTGATGATTATGGTATAGTGATTTCCCGTGGTCAACAAACGACTCCCTTTTCCATTGCTGTCAAAGCAGGACATAATGCCGAAAACCACAACCACAGTGATGTAGGAAGTTATGTGATCGCCTATGGTGAGCAGATTATGGCAGGTGATATCGGTGCGCCCTCGTATATAGCAGGCGCTTTTTCCAAGGACAATCCTGCCAGAAGTTCTTGGGGACACCCCGTGCCCAAGATCAATGACCAGCTCCAATCCAATGGTAGAGAGTACAAAGGGAGGATCACCAGCACGGAATTCACCAAGAATAAAGATAAAGTAGAGGTGGATATACAACCCGCCTATGAAATTCCTTCTTTGACCTCCTTGTCCAGAACTGTGGAAAATGATAAGACTGGTCAGGGTACCATCAGTATTACGGATCATTTTGCGGCCAGTCGCCCAGTAGACTTTGGGGTAGCCATCATGACCTTGGCCGAATATGAAATCGTCGATTCGCGAACTGTTATTATCACCGAAAACGGGTATAAAATAAAAGCAGAAATCACTGGAGAGGGGGGCGACTTGGTCATTAAGGATGAACAAGTCCCTGTGGAACACCTGAGAGAAGGAGGGCCGGCATATAGGATTGGGGTGGACTATACAGCGCCCGTAGCAGAGGGCAGCATTACGGTACGGTACAGCCCACTTCAAGAGTAACTTAGCTAATCGGTGACGGCTTTACCATTCGGTAATTTGTGAAATTCCTTGAATAGATTCCTATTGAAATATTGATTGGAACCAGCATGTTAATGAGCAAGTAAAACAATTTATCAACAAACCCAATAAGATATGTTAAACCGCATAAACCATTTTATAGCCACAAATAGCTTTTTTACCACCGTACTCCGGTTGATTGGTGTGGTATTACTTTATTTGATCAGTAATGTTGTTTATTCTCAAACAATGGTTCATTCACTTAGTGAACTGAAACCTTTTTTGGATGATGACGATGTCAATGTGAAA
Coding sequences within it:
- a CDS encoding sulfatase-like hydrolase/transferase gives rise to the protein MVLSKTFKFLLVALFLGAFSKGYGQDTPPNIILIMADDLGYGELSSYGSKSIDTPNLDRLARNGVKFSDFHSNGPVCSPTRAALMTGKYQQRTGVEGVITAADHREVGLSLDEETMAEALKELGYNCGIFGKWHLGYDKEFSPIDQGFDEFVGFVGGNIDYISHVDQAGYLDWWQGKVIEDEEGYTTDLIADYGVEYIKNNHPDKTGKPFFLYLPQEAPHYPIQGRGDKAVRKVGSGKYIRKVPNDSVPVIYEEMIETMDETIGRILQTVSEEGLDENTLIVFCSDNGAAGGRGDNGVLRAAKASVYEGGHRVPAIISYPGKIKAGTESTATIMSMDLYPTFVELAGGSVAQGKFDGVSLKKHLLQGKNLPKRDLFLSFKGNAAIRSGKWKLVAKGVDKEDPELELYDLETDLSEQNDLSDKYPKRVKKMFRNLQDWDQEVREGVTFIAE
- a CDS encoding arylsulfatase — its product is MRLEIKLLASFLCMVLLGCGSTRLDAVPKDRPNVILILVDDQGYGDIASLGNPYIKTPNIDQLHEVSARFTDYHVNPTCAPSRAALLTGHNANRTGVWHTVNGRSLILEREITAAQIMKENGYATGIFGKWHLGDNYPFRPEDKGFEEVLVHGGGGIEQTMDYFDNDYYNDTYIHNGKLEQYEGYCTDIWFEEAMKFMDSNQDQPFFCYLPTNAAHSPYFVDDSYIEPYKDNEDIPLPAFYGMIANIDENIGKLMDHLEKNGQLDNTIVIFTTDNGTAQGARVEGHRLDGFVNQGYNAGMRGIKASKYEGGHRVPLFIHWKNGGITVGKDIDELAAHYDILPTLVEMCDLEVRPEIDFDGKSLLPLINGDKGDFKDRIVITNSQRTEVPEPWRRTSLMQGKWRLIDGTELYNLEKDPEQRENIADQHPEKMKEFKAAYDRWWKDLEPGYEDQPRIYVGHEEENPTKLYCHDWHTEEVSPWHQRHIREGFIDNGYWLIKVAEGGKYRVRLRRWPVETGLSLGAEAPVRPALPGTSVNASKLGKAMKIKEARLAVQGIEMQKEASLADEYVEFEVDLKKGDTRLQTWFTLEDQKELGAYFVEVKKL
- a CDS encoding alpha/beta hydrolase — protein: MKKICTMLFLLAMTMGISGAQDLANLGEAVNHDAPFDLIYKVKNGDTLKLTFRYPDNVKKSKKYPTIVFFFGGGWNGGSVNQFKPHAEYFASRGMITVLADYRVKSRHGTTPYEAVSDAKSAVRFLREHAKALNVNPKKIVASGGSAGGHLAAACGNLPGLDEPGDDLSISSKANALVLFNPVFDNGPDGFEHERMGERWKEISPVHNIKKGAPPTIVFLGTEDHLIPVAIAENYKETMEAVGSRCDLHLYEGAGHGFFNKGKKDGIYYDKTVRETDLFLISLKYLKGKPTI
- a CDS encoding heparinase II/III domain-containing protein; its protein translation is MIDNMCRRIIIIVFGLFVWGESTGQTHRIIPTPDDLPQAYPRIYVSPEDKSDLIETVADEEWATGVVSGIHDRIDEHVYRHEKDKEWMISRLQMYWNTKATDVYIDGIYYSHASGKAPVPTVRYSGSRDPVTPYKRPKLEDIQPYMDDERGLFFHNTSKEGNPLEWVEQSKTGKQIESINQEIIGYGRDAAFLYWLEEDDRFAEFAFDLFDTYMDGMYYRSEPIDISNSHIQTLVGLSSFQVIHEGILQDLSILYDFLHGYIETNHGEEIAGYEETFKKWIDLIIQNGVPQNNWNLHQAKHILKVAMVLRDNVHYEDGKGREYYIDYLLNQTSARQWSLTKFMDYGYDLENGVWAECPGYSQGVTNDLTHFIRDYYTNFDFNILPYTPVMAKAVKMLPQYLFPNGDITAFGDTYYGAVSTGPMEDMIWMAQQTDDEKMEEEFTAMYRLFEPNAEKMGNKYRPRPEISSLFSSKQLSLDPAYKKGELTDYLTQTFYAPNVSWHVQRIGQDPKNGMMVSMVGSLGNHMHANGISVELYGKGYVQGAESGRGSSYFQPDYLEYYSQFPAHNTVMVDGISSYPEMLSNHAFDLNAEYPLSGKKEGYYPSITFSDVYFLEPESQSDQRRQVSIVKTSESRGYYVDIFRSKKQREGDKFHDYFYHNLGQSMTITDEEGEALKLVPSDEMAFAGGHLFALDYQWDKKSITTNEDYQAEWKIAHPDGEDVYMNLWMKGTKGREVFSLKSPPTKAFRKSADLPYDASKEPFLTIAARQHGEAWEHPFVSVYEPYTSSEGKSIASIDGFEDENGNSGFVGIKITHKSGREDLVFSSADGAVAKFNGISTDASYALVGKEADGRMVLFLGDGNQLELDGYSLTTTEKGTVVMEVSEGSVMLHNEVTVKVTKEGKSQTIDPGDFRKIKF
- a CDS encoding heparinase II/III family protein, which encodes MKVINKQPRLAVYLLFICALTVLPRAGQSQINSKQLDIPAYLQLAKKGDIYPNAAQLEMLDAVLPKTAFQPAPSFQNRKYWQKMADTDLGKKYILEAEEAIGQAPEVPISDAIYRRANKEGNRGIYKPRYYRTMDRLEKYILAECMLNDGRYLAQIETYIEAIMEMKSWLHPNHDDSDNSVLEGKRVSIDLGARKFGLVLALADALLENKLSTTLRNEIAEQLQWRIIDTYLASCKEDDPESNHWIRSTSNWNSVCTSGTLFTTMVISDDEEERKAAIGAALNSMVFYLSGFGEDGYCSEGTGYWNYGFGHYLYLAEILFDYSGGKIDLFRFDNPEKLQKVADFPENFQVHQGLYAPFSDGVTRVKEGGDNFAYVMSAKYYGAQKPKGFVPDEAVQSLVVWPDYQQYISNEKGKNPLPPVTYFDDYGIVISRGQQTTPFSIAVKAGHNAENHNHSDVGSYVIAYGEQIMAGDIGAPSYIAGAFSKDNPARSSWGHPVPKINDQLQSNGREYKGRITSTEFTKNKDKVEVDIQPAYEIPSLTSLSRTVENDKTGQGTISITDHFAASRPVDFGVAIMTLAEYEIVDSRTVIITENGYKIKAEITGEGGDLVIKDEQVPVEHLREGGPAYRIGVDYTAPVAEGSITVRYSPLQE